From a single Methanomassiliicoccales archaeon genomic region:
- a CDS encoding NAD(P)H-dependent oxidoreductase has product MTLKSALLLIGSPKPKGGTSMVMAEYLASRLREINVEVEIKHIHQAIDGGKEDDLFEAVDRAEAAVLLSPLYVDSLPSGVIHFFELFLERKGPKGGKGKPLYAIINSGFPESVQSTVALEICVLFARDTGFTWNGGGALGAGPILEGKTLEESGGRTKNLRAGLALLAVSMSLGGGLSKQARDLIGRPLVPKFLYVYFSNKMWKKTAEANGVGDRLYDRPLANK; this is encoded by the coding sequence ATGACCCTCAAGAGCGCGTTGCTCCTCATCGGGAGTCCGAAACCCAAAGGCGGTACCTCCATGGTCATGGCGGAATACCTCGCCTCCAGGCTGAGGGAGATCAATGTCGAGGTGGAGATCAAGCATATACACCAGGCGATCGATGGTGGCAAGGAGGACGATCTATTCGAGGCCGTCGACCGAGCTGAAGCGGCAGTCCTGTTGTCCCCATTGTATGTGGACAGCCTACCATCGGGGGTGATCCATTTCTTTGAGCTGTTCCTGGAGAGAAAGGGACCGAAAGGCGGCAAAGGCAAGCCGTTGTACGCCATCATCAATTCAGGATTCCCAGAATCCGTCCAGAGCACTGTTGCGCTGGAAATATGTGTGCTTTTCGCACGGGACACAGGATTCACCTGGAACGGAGGCGGAGCGCTGGGGGCGGGACCGATACTTGAGGGTAAGACCCTGGAGGAGTCCGGTGGGCGCACCAAGAACCTCAGGGCAGGGCTGGCCCTATTGGCAGTATCGATGTCACTGGGAGGTGGGCTTTCGAAGCAGGCGAGGGACCTGATCGGCAGGCCGCTGGTCCCGAAGTTCCTCTACGTGTATTTCAGCAACAAGATGTGGAAAAAAACGGCCGAAGCGAACGGGGTGGGCGATAGGCTCTATGACCGACCGCTGGCCAACAAATGA
- a CDS encoding carboxymuconolactone decarboxylase family protein, which produces MTGGVKAIIRENIAPQAMDKNPMQLFKDEFPELADKFDQLVDAQRRLEGLDQKTKQLINIAIQTANRNPRGVMFHSMMARTAGASRNEVLEAVAMNLHLSGLAAVLECLPASVEGFEKK; this is translated from the coding sequence ATGACCGGAGGCGTCAAAGCAATTATCCGAGAGAACATCGCTCCGCAGGCCATGGATAAGAACCCGATGCAGCTGTTCAAGGATGAGTTCCCGGAATTGGCAGACAAATTCGACCAGCTGGTAGACGCGCAGAGGCGGCTCGAAGGGCTCGATCAGAAGACCAAACAGCTGATCAATATCGCCATCCAGACGGCCAATCGAAATCCGAGAGGGGTCATGTTCCACTCGATGATGGCCAGAACGGCGGGTGCTTCCAGGAATGAGGTACTCGAAGCGGTCGCGATGAACCTTCACCTTTCCGGCCTGGCCGCTGTGTTGGAATGCCTGCCGGCGTCGGTCGAGGGTTTCGAGAAGAAATGA
- a CDS encoding PLP-dependent aspartate aminotransferase family protein translates to MRFETKAIHVGEEHGRFQNGDVVVPIHLSSTFARNKMDDLPGGYHYSRAGNPTRAALEERLAVLENGSGGLAFSSGMAAETALLFLLKTGDRVLACNDIYGGTYRMFNECFPQFGVNVTYLDFHDHRSMEQELKAGKEMIWLETPTNPTLRVYDIRYISENAHRLNPNTIVVVDNTFASPYFQSPLDLGADVVVHSTTKYIAGHSDVIGGALVSKDKELLGRLKKYQRTTGAIPGPFDVFLTLRGIKTLALRMQRHEENARAVADFLSSHELVKKVLFPGLDSHPDHELAKRQMKGYSGMVSFEVNDSASAIKLTESTRIFALAESLGGVESLIEHPSSMTHRMMPREERLKAGIGDNLIRLSVGIEHKDDLIEDLEQALKNSHQ, encoded by the coding sequence ATGCGTTTCGAGACCAAGGCCATACATGTCGGGGAGGAGCACGGTAGGTTCCAGAACGGCGATGTGGTTGTTCCCATTCACCTCTCCAGCACGTTCGCCAGAAACAAGATGGACGATCTTCCAGGAGGTTATCACTATTCAAGGGCCGGTAATCCGACCCGGGCAGCGTTGGAGGAGCGCCTGGCCGTGCTGGAGAACGGGAGCGGAGGATTGGCTTTCAGTTCAGGCATGGCGGCTGAGACGGCACTGTTGTTCTTGCTTAAGACCGGGGACCGCGTGCTCGCATGCAACGATATCTACGGCGGCACCTACAGGATGTTCAATGAATGCTTCCCTCAGTTCGGGGTGAATGTGACCTACCTGGACTTTCACGACCATAGATCGATGGAGCAGGAACTGAAGGCAGGAAAGGAAATGATATGGCTGGAAACTCCGACGAACCCGACGTTGCGCGTCTATGACATACGGTACATCTCCGAGAATGCCCATCGGCTTAATCCGAATACCATCGTCGTGGTGGACAACACCTTCGCCAGTCCCTATTTCCAGAGCCCTCTGGATCTGGGTGCTGACGTCGTCGTGCATTCGACCACAAAATACATCGCCGGGCACAGCGACGTGATCGGAGGGGCCCTGGTGTCAAAGGACAAAGAGCTCCTAGGGAGACTCAAGAAGTATCAGAGGACTACCGGAGCCATACCGGGCCCCTTCGACGTGTTCCTGACGCTGAGGGGCATCAAGACACTGGCATTGCGCATGCAAAGGCACGAGGAGAACGCCAGAGCGGTCGCCGATTTCCTGTCCTCGCACGAACTGGTCAAGAAGGTTTTGTTCCCTGGCCTTGACTCACACCCTGACCACGAATTGGCCAAACGGCAGATGAAAGGATATTCGGGCATGGTCTCTTTCGAGGTGAATGACAGCGCATCGGCAATAAAACTCACGGAATCGACACGAATATTCGCGCTTGCCGAGAGCCTTGGAGGGGTCGAATCGCTGATCGAGCATCCGTCCTCCATGACGCACAGGATGATGCCGAGGGAGGAACGGCTGAAAGCAGGGATCGGCGACAATCTGATCCGGCTGTCGGTCGGCATCGAGCACAAGGACGATCTGATTGAGGACCTGGAGCAGGCACTGAAGAATAGCCATCAATGA
- a CDS encoding NAD(P)H-dependent oxidoreductase, whose protein sequence is MNVLILDGSRQSIPALENVKAELRERIEGKDHKLEEIVLRDNNMRRCTGCFGCWVKRPGLCVYEDDSQKVASCIANTQFMVMLTPITFGGYSSLLKNALDRQIQTVLPFFKKTEGEVHHALRYESYPTMLVVGSIDKEDKLHENVFARLAKRNSINGHAPKSNSLVVYDMETREEVSHKLDLVLDGMGVLQ, encoded by the coding sequence ATGAATGTTCTCATCCTAGACGGGTCGCGGCAATCTATCCCTGCCCTGGAAAATGTCAAAGCGGAGCTGAGGGAACGGATCGAGGGCAAGGACCATAAGCTGGAAGAGATCGTCCTCCGGGACAACAATATGAGAAGGTGCACTGGGTGTTTCGGATGCTGGGTAAAACGGCCCGGTCTTTGCGTCTATGAGGATGATAGCCAAAAGGTGGCCAGCTGCATCGCCAACACGCAGTTCATGGTCATGCTCACGCCGATCACGTTTGGCGGCTACAGCAGCCTGCTCAAGAACGCGCTCGACCGGCAGATTCAGACGGTCCTACCTTTCTTCAAAAAGACGGAAGGAGAGGTGCACCACGCCCTGAGATACGAATCATACCCGACAATGTTGGTCGTGGGATCGATCGATAAGGAGGACAAGCTCCATGAGAACGTGTTTGCCAGACTGGCGAAGCGCAATTCCATCAACGGACACGCTCCGAAATCCAATTCCCTGGTCGTCTACGACATGGAAACAAGAGAGGAGGTCTCGCACAAGCTCGACCTCGTGCTCGACGGCATGGGGGTTCTGCAATGA